In Tachysurus fulvidraco isolate hzauxx_2018 chromosome 25, HZAU_PFXX_2.0, whole genome shotgun sequence, the following proteins share a genomic window:
- the dyrk1b gene encoding dual specificity tyrosine-phosphorylation-regulated kinase 1B isoform X3, translating into MPPSSSLCFSPAERNMSSQHTHPGLSNIQSMAEQQQVLSDMTILQRRIPPSFRDPASAPLRKLSVDLIKTYKHINEVYYTKKKRRAQQVPPEDSSTKKERKVYNDGYDDDNYDYIVKNGEKWLDRYEIDSLIGKGSFGQVVKAYDHHEQEWVAIKIIKNKKAFLNQAQIELRLLELMNKHDTEMKYYIVHLKRHFMFRNHLCLVFELLSYNLYDLLRNTNFRGVSLNLTRKFAQQLCTALLFLATPELSIIHCDLKPENILLCNPKRSAIKIVDFGSSCQLGQRIYQYIQSRFYRSPEVLLGMPYDLAIDMWSLGCILVEMHTGEPLFSGSNEVDQMNKIVEVLGVPPNHMLDQAPKARKYFDKLSDGLWTVKKNKDIKKVLYPSASEYKPPATRRLHEILGVETGGPGGRRAGEQGHAPCDYLKFKDLILRMLDYDPKTRITPFYALQHNFFKKTTDEGTNTSSSTSTSPAMDHSHSTSTTSSVSSSGGSSGSSNDNRNYRYSNRYYNSAVTHTDYEMQSPQAPSQQQLRIWPGSDSSDSSYPQLLLHKPAATQQRHFLSGAAMMETLHPHPVYGRQLRQQGPAQGQGSQVPGSQGQGSQGQAMMSSPPPSSQDSIELSLGGHHQHHHHHQLAQSSLAPPLSLPPSSLDSSQYGSSNLHLGISAFRTRTASQTQQIAQAPPTQDSMGYVPPCYPGNNNNNPPQGGGVITGAPPRGGVRPDSSEDSIMMGGGGGGGGQSAANS; encoded by the exons ATGCCCCCCTCCTCGTCCCTGTGTTTCTCCCCCGCTGAGCGAAACATGTCGAGCCAGCACACTCATCCTGGATTAAGCAACATCCAGTCCATGGCAGAACagcagcag GTGCTGTCTGATATGACCATTCTGCAGAGGAGGATCCCACCGAGTTTCAGAGACCCCGCGAGTGCGCCACTCAGAAAACTCTCAGTTGATCTCATCAAGACTTACAAGCACATCAATGAG GTGTACTACACTAAGAAGAAGCGACGTGCGCAGCAGGTTCCGCCCGAGGACTCGAGCACCAAGAAAGAGCGGAAAGTTTACAACGACGGCTACGATGACGACAACTACGACTACATCGTGAAGAACGGGGAGAAGTGGCTTGACCGTTACGAAATCGACTCACTCATCGGCAAGGGCTCCTTTGGACAG GTGGTGAAGGCGTACGATCACCACGAGCAGGAGTGGGTGGCCATCAAGATCATCAAGAATAAAAAAGCCTTCCTGAACCAGGCACAGATTGAGCTCAGGCTCCTCGAGCTCATGAACAAACACGACACTGAGATGAAATACTATATAG tCCACCTAAAGCGGCACTTCATGTTCCGTAATCacctgtgtttggtgtttgagcTGCTCTCCTATAACCTGTACGATCTGCTGCGTAACACTAATTTCCGTGGCGTGTCGCTCAACTTGACACGGAAGTTCGCTCAGCAGCTGTGCACGGCGCTGCTCTTCTTAGCCACACCTGAGCTCAGCATCATCCACTGCGACCTGAAGCCTGAGAACATCTTGCTGTGTAACCCCAAACGCAGTGCCATCAAAATTGTTGACTTCGGCAGCTCCTGTCAGCTTGGCCAgagg atctATCAGTACATACAGAGTCGGTTCTACCGTTCTCCGGAGGTGTTGTTGGGAATGCCGTATGATCTGGCCATCGACATGTGGAGTCTCGGGTGCATCTTGGTGGAGATGCACACGGGGGAGCCACTATTCAGTGGCTCTAatgag GTGGATCAGATGAATAAGATTGTGGAGGTGCTGGGTGTTCCTCCAAACCACATGCTGGATCAGGCACCTAAAGCACGTAAATACTTTGATAAGCTCTCAGACGGCCTGTGGACCGTCAAGAAGAACAAGGACATAAAGAAGGTACTTTATCCTTCAGCCTCT GAGTATAAGCCTCCTGCAACGCGGCGTCTCCATGAGATTTTGGGGGTGGAGACTGGGGGTCCTGGGGGAAGGCGAGCTGGGGAACAAGGCCACGCCCCTTGTGATTATCTGAAGTTTAAGGACCTGATCCTGCGCATGCTGGATTATGACCCCAAAACGCGCATCACGCCGTTCTACGCCCTGCAGCACAACTTCTTCAAAAAGACCACAGATGAGGGAACAAACACCAGCagctccacctccaccagcccAGCCATGGACCACAGCcactccacctccaccaccagcTCTGTGTCCAGCTctg GTGGATCCAGCGGTTCTTCCAATGACAACCGAAACTATCGGTACAGCAACCGATACTACAACAGTgccgtcacacacacagactacgaGATGCAGAGCCCACAG GCTCCGTCTCAGCAGCAGTTGCGTATCTGGCCAGGCAGTGATAGTAGTGACTCGTCGTACCCGCAGCTCCTGCTGCACAAACCGGCCGCTACGCAGCAGCGCCACTTCCTGAGCGGAGCGGCCATGATGGAGACGTTGCATCCACACCCTGTCTACGGCCGCCAGCTTCGCCAGCAGGGTCCGGCCCAGGGTCAAGGGTCACAAGTTCCAGGCTCACAAGGCCAAGGCTCGCAAGGCCAGGCGATGATGTCATCGCCGCCGCCATCGTCACAGGACAGCATCGAGCTGAGTCTTGGCGGCCATCATCagcatcaccaccatcaccaatTGGCTCAGTCTTCCTTGGCTCCGCCCCTTTCTCTTCCTCCGTCGAGCCTGGACTCCAGTCAGTACGGCTCCTCCAACCTCCACCTGGGAATCTCTGCCTTTCGGACTAGAACGGCCTCTCAGACGCAGCAGATCGcacaagccccgcccactcaggACAGCATGGGCTATGTCCCGCCCTGTTACCCCggaaacaacaataacaacccACCACAGGGAGGTGGAGTAATTACTGGAGCACCTCCCAGAGGCGGGGTTAGACCCGATTCGTCGGAGGATTCCATCATGATGGGAGGTGGGGGGGGTGGAGGCGGGCAGAGCGCGGCCAACTCTTGA
- the dyrk1b gene encoding dual specificity tyrosine-phosphorylation-regulated kinase 1B isoform X2 yields the protein MVITSSVEEKPQPSNRMVANLSTDSWVGTSDQSRYVPQSHLLRKPSKSSGCMPPSSSLCFSPAERNMSSQHTHPGLSNIQSMAEQQQVLSDMTILQRRIPPSFRDPASAPLRKLSVDLIKTYKHINEVYYTKKKRRAQQVPPEDSSTKKERKVYNDGYDDDNYDYIVKNGEKWLDRYEIDSLIGKGSFGQVVKAYDHHEQEWVAIKIIKNKKAFLNQAQIELRLLELMNKHDTEMKYYIVHLKRHFMFRNHLCLVFELLSYNLYDLLRNTNFRGVSLNLTRKFAQQLCTALLFLATPELSIIHCDLKPENILLCNPKRSAIKIVDFGSSCQLGQRIYQYIQSRFYRSPEVLLGMPYDLAIDMWSLGCILVEMHTGEPLFSGSNEVDQMNKIVEVLGVPPNHMLDQAPKARKYFDKLSDGLWTVKKNKDIKKVLYPSASEYKPPATRRLHEILGVETGGPGGRRAGEQGHAPCDYLKFKDLILRMLDYDPKTRITPFYALQHNFFKKTTDEGTNTSSSTSTSPAMDHSHSTSTTSSVSSSGGSSGSSNDNRNYRYSNRYYNSAVTHTDYEMQSPQAPSQQQLRIWPGSDSSDSSYPQLLLHKPAATQQRHFLSGAAMMETLHPHPVYGRQLRQQGPAQGQGSQVPGSQGQGSQGQAMMSSPPPSSQDSIELSLGGHHQHHHHHQLAQSSLAPPLSLPPSSLDSSQYGSSNLHLGISAFRTRTASQTQQIAQAPPTQDSMGYVPPCYPGNNNNNPPQGGGVITGAPPRGGVRPDSSEDSIMMGGGGGGGGQSAANS from the exons gttcaGGATGTATGCCCCCCTCCTCGTCCCTGTGTTTCTCCCCCGCTGAGCGAAACATGTCGAGCCAGCACACTCATCCTGGATTAAGCAACATCCAGTCCATGGCAGAACagcagcag GTGCTGTCTGATATGACCATTCTGCAGAGGAGGATCCCACCGAGTTTCAGAGACCCCGCGAGTGCGCCACTCAGAAAACTCTCAGTTGATCTCATCAAGACTTACAAGCACATCAATGAG GTGTACTACACTAAGAAGAAGCGACGTGCGCAGCAGGTTCCGCCCGAGGACTCGAGCACCAAGAAAGAGCGGAAAGTTTACAACGACGGCTACGATGACGACAACTACGACTACATCGTGAAGAACGGGGAGAAGTGGCTTGACCGTTACGAAATCGACTCACTCATCGGCAAGGGCTCCTTTGGACAG GTGGTGAAGGCGTACGATCACCACGAGCAGGAGTGGGTGGCCATCAAGATCATCAAGAATAAAAAAGCCTTCCTGAACCAGGCACAGATTGAGCTCAGGCTCCTCGAGCTCATGAACAAACACGACACTGAGATGAAATACTATATAG tCCACCTAAAGCGGCACTTCATGTTCCGTAATCacctgtgtttggtgtttgagcTGCTCTCCTATAACCTGTACGATCTGCTGCGTAACACTAATTTCCGTGGCGTGTCGCTCAACTTGACACGGAAGTTCGCTCAGCAGCTGTGCACGGCGCTGCTCTTCTTAGCCACACCTGAGCTCAGCATCATCCACTGCGACCTGAAGCCTGAGAACATCTTGCTGTGTAACCCCAAACGCAGTGCCATCAAAATTGTTGACTTCGGCAGCTCCTGTCAGCTTGGCCAgagg atctATCAGTACATACAGAGTCGGTTCTACCGTTCTCCGGAGGTGTTGTTGGGAATGCCGTATGATCTGGCCATCGACATGTGGAGTCTCGGGTGCATCTTGGTGGAGATGCACACGGGGGAGCCACTATTCAGTGGCTCTAatgag GTGGATCAGATGAATAAGATTGTGGAGGTGCTGGGTGTTCCTCCAAACCACATGCTGGATCAGGCACCTAAAGCACGTAAATACTTTGATAAGCTCTCAGACGGCCTGTGGACCGTCAAGAAGAACAAGGACATAAAGAAGGTACTTTATCCTTCAGCCTCT GAGTATAAGCCTCCTGCAACGCGGCGTCTCCATGAGATTTTGGGGGTGGAGACTGGGGGTCCTGGGGGAAGGCGAGCTGGGGAACAAGGCCACGCCCCTTGTGATTATCTGAAGTTTAAGGACCTGATCCTGCGCATGCTGGATTATGACCCCAAAACGCGCATCACGCCGTTCTACGCCCTGCAGCACAACTTCTTCAAAAAGACCACAGATGAGGGAACAAACACCAGCagctccacctccaccagcccAGCCATGGACCACAGCcactccacctccaccaccagcTCTGTGTCCAGCTctg GTGGATCCAGCGGTTCTTCCAATGACAACCGAAACTATCGGTACAGCAACCGATACTACAACAGTgccgtcacacacacagactacgaGATGCAGAGCCCACAG GCTCCGTCTCAGCAGCAGTTGCGTATCTGGCCAGGCAGTGATAGTAGTGACTCGTCGTACCCGCAGCTCCTGCTGCACAAACCGGCCGCTACGCAGCAGCGCCACTTCCTGAGCGGAGCGGCCATGATGGAGACGTTGCATCCACACCCTGTCTACGGCCGCCAGCTTCGCCAGCAGGGTCCGGCCCAGGGTCAAGGGTCACAAGTTCCAGGCTCACAAGGCCAAGGCTCGCAAGGCCAGGCGATGATGTCATCGCCGCCGCCATCGTCACAGGACAGCATCGAGCTGAGTCTTGGCGGCCATCATCagcatcaccaccatcaccaatTGGCTCAGTCTTCCTTGGCTCCGCCCCTTTCTCTTCCTCCGTCGAGCCTGGACTCCAGTCAGTACGGCTCCTCCAACCTCCACCTGGGAATCTCTGCCTTTCGGACTAGAACGGCCTCTCAGACGCAGCAGATCGcacaagccccgcccactcaggACAGCATGGGCTATGTCCCGCCCTGTTACCCCggaaacaacaataacaacccACCACAGGGAGGTGGAGTAATTACTGGAGCACCTCCCAGAGGCGGGGTTAGACCCGATTCGTCGGAGGATTCCATCATGATGGGAGGTGGGGGGGGTGGAGGCGGGCAGAGCGCGGCCAACTCTTGA
- the dyrk1b gene encoding dual specificity tyrosine-phosphorylation-regulated kinase 1B isoform X1, which produces MVITSSVEEKPQPSNRMVANLSTDSWVGTSDQSRYVPQSHLLRKPSKSSGCMPPSSSLCFSPAERNMSSQHTHPGLSNIQSMAEQQQVLSDMTILQRRIPPSFRDPASAPLRKLSVDLIKTYKHINEVYYTKKKRRAQQVPPEDSSTKKERKVYNDGYDDDNYDYIVKNGEKWLDRYEIDSLIGKGSFGQVVKAYDHHEQEWVAIKIIKNKKAFLNQAQIELRLLELMNKHDTEMKYYIVHLKRHFMFRNHLCLVFELLSYNLYDLLRNTNFRGVSLNLTRKFAQQLCTALLFLATPELSIIHCDLKPENILLCNPKRSAIKIVDFGSSCQLGQRIYQYIQSRFYRSPEVLLGMPYDLAIDMWSLGCILVEMHTGEPLFSGSNEVDQMNKIVEVLGVPPNHMLDQAPKARKYFDKLSDGLWTVKKNKDIKKEYKPPATRRLHEILGVETGGPGGRRAGEQGHAPCDYLKFKDLILRMLDYDPKTRITPFYALQHNFFKKTTDEGTNTSSSTSTSPAMDHSHSTSTTSSVSSSGGSSGSSNDNRNYRYSNRYYNSAVTHTDYEMQSPQAPSQQQLRIWPGSDSSDSSYPQLLLHKPAATQQRHFLSGAAMMETLHPHPVYGRQLRQQGPAQGQGSQVPGSQGQGSQGQAMMSSPPPSSQDSIELSLGGHHQHHHHHQLAQSSLAPPLSLPPSSLDSSQYGSSNLHLGISAFRTRTASQTQQIAQAPPTQDSMGYVPPCYPGNNNNNPPQGGGVITGAPPRGGVRPDSSEDSIMMGGGGGGGGQSAANS; this is translated from the exons gttcaGGATGTATGCCCCCCTCCTCGTCCCTGTGTTTCTCCCCCGCTGAGCGAAACATGTCGAGCCAGCACACTCATCCTGGATTAAGCAACATCCAGTCCATGGCAGAACagcagcag GTGCTGTCTGATATGACCATTCTGCAGAGGAGGATCCCACCGAGTTTCAGAGACCCCGCGAGTGCGCCACTCAGAAAACTCTCAGTTGATCTCATCAAGACTTACAAGCACATCAATGAG GTGTACTACACTAAGAAGAAGCGACGTGCGCAGCAGGTTCCGCCCGAGGACTCGAGCACCAAGAAAGAGCGGAAAGTTTACAACGACGGCTACGATGACGACAACTACGACTACATCGTGAAGAACGGGGAGAAGTGGCTTGACCGTTACGAAATCGACTCACTCATCGGCAAGGGCTCCTTTGGACAG GTGGTGAAGGCGTACGATCACCACGAGCAGGAGTGGGTGGCCATCAAGATCATCAAGAATAAAAAAGCCTTCCTGAACCAGGCACAGATTGAGCTCAGGCTCCTCGAGCTCATGAACAAACACGACACTGAGATGAAATACTATATAG tCCACCTAAAGCGGCACTTCATGTTCCGTAATCacctgtgtttggtgtttgagcTGCTCTCCTATAACCTGTACGATCTGCTGCGTAACACTAATTTCCGTGGCGTGTCGCTCAACTTGACACGGAAGTTCGCTCAGCAGCTGTGCACGGCGCTGCTCTTCTTAGCCACACCTGAGCTCAGCATCATCCACTGCGACCTGAAGCCTGAGAACATCTTGCTGTGTAACCCCAAACGCAGTGCCATCAAAATTGTTGACTTCGGCAGCTCCTGTCAGCTTGGCCAgagg atctATCAGTACATACAGAGTCGGTTCTACCGTTCTCCGGAGGTGTTGTTGGGAATGCCGTATGATCTGGCCATCGACATGTGGAGTCTCGGGTGCATCTTGGTGGAGATGCACACGGGGGAGCCACTATTCAGTGGCTCTAatgag GTGGATCAGATGAATAAGATTGTGGAGGTGCTGGGTGTTCCTCCAAACCACATGCTGGATCAGGCACCTAAAGCACGTAAATACTTTGATAAGCTCTCAGACGGCCTGTGGACCGTCAAGAAGAACAAGGACATAAAGAAG GAGTATAAGCCTCCTGCAACGCGGCGTCTCCATGAGATTTTGGGGGTGGAGACTGGGGGTCCTGGGGGAAGGCGAGCTGGGGAACAAGGCCACGCCCCTTGTGATTATCTGAAGTTTAAGGACCTGATCCTGCGCATGCTGGATTATGACCCCAAAACGCGCATCACGCCGTTCTACGCCCTGCAGCACAACTTCTTCAAAAAGACCACAGATGAGGGAACAAACACCAGCagctccacctccaccagcccAGCCATGGACCACAGCcactccacctccaccaccagcTCTGTGTCCAGCTctg GTGGATCCAGCGGTTCTTCCAATGACAACCGAAACTATCGGTACAGCAACCGATACTACAACAGTgccgtcacacacacagactacgaGATGCAGAGCCCACAG GCTCCGTCTCAGCAGCAGTTGCGTATCTGGCCAGGCAGTGATAGTAGTGACTCGTCGTACCCGCAGCTCCTGCTGCACAAACCGGCCGCTACGCAGCAGCGCCACTTCCTGAGCGGAGCGGCCATGATGGAGACGTTGCATCCACACCCTGTCTACGGCCGCCAGCTTCGCCAGCAGGGTCCGGCCCAGGGTCAAGGGTCACAAGTTCCAGGCTCACAAGGCCAAGGCTCGCAAGGCCAGGCGATGATGTCATCGCCGCCGCCATCGTCACAGGACAGCATCGAGCTGAGTCTTGGCGGCCATCATCagcatcaccaccatcaccaatTGGCTCAGTCTTCCTTGGCTCCGCCCCTTTCTCTTCCTCCGTCGAGCCTGGACTCCAGTCAGTACGGCTCCTCCAACCTCCACCTGGGAATCTCTGCCTTTCGGACTAGAACGGCCTCTCAGACGCAGCAGATCGcacaagccccgcccactcaggACAGCATGGGCTATGTCCCGCCCTGTTACCCCggaaacaacaataacaacccACCACAGGGAGGTGGAGTAATTACTGGAGCACCTCCCAGAGGCGGGGTTAGACCCGATTCGTCGGAGGATTCCATCATGATGGGAGGTGGGGGGGGTGGAGGCGGGCAGAGCGCGGCCAACTCTTGA
- the zp3d.1 gene encoding zona pellucida glycoprotein 3d tandem duplicate 1, with protein sequence MDVERLLFSLSVCVFSFLVLVSGRGDDQRSSSITAPHLLLPMFHHQPIPAVSKELLSPVTGSSQLPRPLSEILIPQRHESPTRVSPVSNNHGVEVWCGYSRITVTINQDRLNFRSSAAHFRLGTCPASRVDGRVVYFHYDLNECGSLLSVVKGQLLYANEVLYRPERQGAVLRAMPLKLAVQCVYDRFHYSYKIGYFPEFRPQSYRKTMVKKQLFSVSVRDANWQELGVNESFILGEPVYFEVATETISKDKSVYVEACHVTDSNSTQRYDVISNFGCMVDSKRTGSRSRYVSRQMNVLRFSLDAFSFAEAASERFYLHCTVLVGNVTASATAKSCTYSESEHRWAELKGHASVCTCCDSECRPSGFNSWSSVQQAVVSSKPWSLIHDKVFTEASEKPNTAPGSILLHHLHQREGESEREGQGVLEHEEEGVVSEYEWEEESYYEGEGSDEDWEESDYEGEESDEEGEEELCVGEQLEEEVVMGIGVSVEDDEMMNDEGIEEDDTVKNKEKDKDSDADEVQKEETSMQKNLTNFTVKFSEGIWEDEEMLKRNMSENVSAAETSERRFLSQTIFSDPVRKIRV encoded by the exons ATGGATGTCGAGCggctgctcttctctctgtccgtgtgtgtgtttagtttccTGGTGCTTGTGTCTGGgagaggagatgatcagagaTCCAGCTCCATCACAGCTCCTCATCTCCTCCTCCCCATGTTCCACCATCAGCCCATTCCTGCTGTGTCTAAAGAGCTTCTCAGTCCTGTGACAGGAAGCAGCCAGTTACCGCGTCCTCTGTCAGAGATTCTGATTCCACAGAGACACGAATCTCCCACCCGCGTGTCTCCGGTCAGTAATAATCACGGTGTGGAGGTGTGGTGTGGTTACAGCAGGATTACCGTCACAATCAATCAGGACCGACTGAACTTCCGGAGCTCCGCCGCTCATTTCCGGTTAGGAACGTGTCCGGCGTCACGTGTTGACGGGCGCGTCGTGTATTTCCACTACGACCTGAATGAGTGTGGGAGTTTACTGTCG GTAGTAAAGGGGCAGCTCCTGTATGCTAATGAGGTTCTCTACAGACCAGAGAGACAGGGAGCGGTTCTCCGAGCCATGCCGCTGAAGCTAGCAGTCCAGTGTGTGTACGATCG GTTTCACTATTCGTACAAAATCGGCTATTTTCCTGAATTTCGTCCGCAGTCGTATCGGAAGACGATGGTGAAGAAGCAGCTCttcagtgtgtctgtgcgtgatG CTAACTGGCAGGAACTCGGGGTGAACGAGAGTTTCATCCTCGGGGAGCCTGTGTACTTTGAAGTTGCCACCGAAACGATTTCGAAGGACAAGAGCGTCTACGTGGAGGCCTGTCACGTTACGGATTCTAACTCCACCCAACGCTATGATGTCATCAGCAACTTCGG CTGTATGGTGGATAGTAAGAGGACAGGAAGTCGGTCTCGTTACGTCTCCAGGCAGATGAACGTCCTTCGCTTTTCACTCGATGCGTTTTCATTCGCTGAGGCGGCTTCAGAG CGTTTTTATCTGCACTGCACTGTTCTGGTCGGAAACGTGACGGCGAGCGCCACAGCAAAGTCCTGCACCTACAGTGAGTCTGAGCACCG GTGGGCGGAGCTGAAGGGACACGCCTCTGTCTGTACCTGCTGTGACTCTGAGTGTCGGCCGTCGGGGTTCA acTCGTGGTCCTCAGTGCAGCAGGCGGTGGTGAGCAGTAAACCATGGAGTTTAATCCACGATAAAGTTTTTACTGAAGCCTCTGAGAAGCCGAACACTGCGCCGGGCTCCATCCTGTTACACCACCTACATCAACGGGAGGGGGAGTCAGAACGGGAGGGGCAGGGGGTGTTGGAACATGAGGAGGAGGGGGTGGTGTCAGAATATGAATGGGAGGAGGAGTCATACTATGAGGGGGAGGGGTCAGATGAGGATTGGGAGGAGTCAGACTATGAGGGGGAGGAGTCAGatgaggagggggaggaggagttATGTGTAGGGGAGCAGTTAGAGGAGGAGGTTGTGATGGGCATTGGAGTGAGTGTTGAGGATGATgaaatgatgaatgatgaaggGATAGAGGAAGATGACACAGTGAAGAATAAAGAGAAGGACAAGGACAGCGATGCTGATGAGGTTCAGAAAGAAGAAACGTCGATGCAGAAAAACTTGACAAACTTTACTGTGAAATTCTCAGAGGGAATCTGGGAAGATGAGGAGATGCTGAAGAGGAACATGTCCGAGAACGTCAGTGCAGCTGAGACTTCAGAGAGGAGGTTTCTGAGTCAAACGATCTTCTCTGATCCAGTCAGGAAGATCCGAGTCTGA
- the zp3d.2 gene encoding zona pellucida sperm-binding protein 3d.2 yields the protein MFLSVFSCSVMGLILTSTCVICVGLLSPALALSLHTPDPVTSATQERLEAPFLHLPVFLHFRTPRVDKRQFSPEHVKSRSPLPKRVRHVLVPAPRRRPKTRTRPKGPVSVVCTSREMRVRVDTSNLGANKERMHVRLGTCEVSRQTEQTVLFQYELHECGSQRQIVNKTVVYSNMLRYTPDATVLGSETFSVPVQCHFNRFHYSYKIGFVPSVERLKFFKPMKTKGSVSLTACDAQWNRLPASEAVVIGQPMYFEAETLYVPEDERLYVHFCHITTNSSRVSTPQVNIIYNYGCLMDSKRSNKSRFTNSTRRNVVRFVVDAFTLQGKVQKYMFIHCEMSIRSIIATQTSKLCSYNQLEHRWEELHGADSVCSCCDSSCVPEMPTPMQPLTSKLGTLVEQNPEGTSGKNLGQNAEGIFTPKPEHEILITENLHRTISPERRLTLEHEHRITQETMSESRSTVLTPESEHGETPPTPETPPTPKGEHLAITPETPPSELGSEHGALAPKHEYGTLTPEGEHGEILPEAPPTPGKEFVAPTLDTIQDKITPYTHEPLTPSDKNTTSSVDTHTQPLEPYKIFEEVFGLG from the exons ATGTTTCTCAGCGTGTTCTCATGCTCTGTTATGGGGCTCATTCTGACCTCCACCTGCGTGATCTGCGTGGGTCTGTTATCTCCAGCCCTCGcgctctctctccacacaccgGATCCGGTCACCAGCGCAACGCAGGAGCGTCTCGAGGCGCCGTTTTTACACCTGCCCGTGTTCCTGCATTTCAGAACCCCGCGTGTGGACAAACGGCAGTTCTCACCGGAGCACGTGAAGAGCCGCAGTCCGCTGCCCAAGCGCGTGCGCCACGTACTCGTGCCCGCGCCACGGCGACGCCCGAAGACCCGCACGAGGCCGAAGGGACCGGTGAGCGTTGTGTGCACTTCAAGGGAAATGCGCGTGCGAGTTGACACGTCGAACCTGGGAGCCAACAAGGAGCGAATGCACGTTAGATTGGGCACGTGTGAAGTGAGCAGACAGACCGAGCAGACCGTTTTATTCCAGTACGAGCTGCATGAGTGCGGCTCTCAGAGACAG ATCGTAAATAAGACGGTTGTTTATTCCAACATGCTACGCTACACCCCTGATGCCACTGTGTTGGGCTCTGAGACGTTCTCCGTACCTGTGCAGTGTCACTTTAACAG GTTTCACTACTCGTATAAGATTGGGTTTGTGCCTTCTGTTGAAAGGTTGAAGTTCTTTAAACCCATGAAGACCAAAGGCAGCGTCTCGCTGACAGCCTGTGATG CTCAGTGGAACAGACTCCCGGCCTCCGAAGCTGTCGTTATCGGACAGCCGATGTACTTCGAAGCAGAGACTCTTTATGTGCCTGAAGACGAGCGCTTATACGTGCATTTCTGTCACATAACCACAAACAGCTCACGTGTCTCCACACCGCAGGTTAACATCATCTACAACTACGG CTGCCTGATGGACAGCAAGCGCAGCAACAAGTCCAGGTTCACCAACAGCACCAGGAGGAACGTTGTCAGGTTCGTCGTCGACGCCTTCACACTGCAAGGAAAAGTGCAAAAG tACATGTTCATACATTGTGAGATGTCCATCAGGAGCATCATTGCAACACAGACGTCAAAGTTGTGCAGCTATAACCAGCTGGAGCACAG gTGGGAGGAGCTTCATGGAGCAGACTctgtgtgttcctgctgtgaTTCGTCCTGTGTACCTGAGATGCCAA cACCGATGCAACCCTTGACAAGTAAACTGGGGACTTTAGTGGAGCAAAACCCAGAAGGAACAAGTGGGAAGAACCTGGGGCAGAACGCAGAGGGAATCTTCACACCAAAGCCAGAACATGAAATACTTATAACTGAGAACCTGCACAGAACAATCAGTCCAGAGAGGAGACTCACATTGGAGCACGAGCACAGAATCACACAGGAGACTATGTCGGAAAGCAGGAGTACAGTGCTGACACCAGAGAGCGAGCATGGAGAGACTCCGCCCACACCAGAGACCCCGCCCACACCAAAGGGTGAGCATTTAGCGATCACACCAGAGACTCCGCCCAGTGAACTGGGGAGTGAACACGGAGCACTCGCACCAAAGCACGAATATGGAACACTCACACCAGAGGGGGAGCATGGAGAGATCCTACCAGAGGCTCCGCCCACACCAGGGAAGGAGTTCGTAGCTCCGACGCTGGACACCATACAGGACAAGATTACACCTTACACACATGAGCCCCTCACCCCCTCAGACAAGAACACAACGTCTtcagtagacacacacacacagccgctCGAGCCTTACAAGATTTTTGAGGAAGTGTTTGGACTCGGCTGA